One genomic window of Enoplosus armatus isolate fEnoArm2 chromosome 19, fEnoArm2.hap1, whole genome shotgun sequence includes the following:
- the tcf21 gene encoding transcription factor 21, with amino-acid sequence MSTGSLSDVDDELLDGILKFGSSGKDSNESTEESSNCEGTCANDAPGKKRKTASRKTAPKGVAQQEGKHVQRNAANARERARMRVLSKAFSRLKTTLPWVPADTKLSKLDTLRLASSYIAHLRQILANDKYENGFIHPVNLTWPFMVAGKPENDLKEMLNTTRLCGTTAS; translated from the exons ATGTCCACCGGGTCTCTCAGCGATGTCGACGACGAGCTCCTGGACGGCATCCTGAAGTTTGGCTCCTCCGGCAAAGACTCCAACGAGAGCACAGAGGAGAGCTCCAACTGCGAGGGCACTTGCGCAAACGACGCGCCGGGCAAGAAACGGAAGACAGCGTCCCGGAAAACTGCACCCAAGGGTGTGGCACAGCAGGAGGGCAAGCACGTGCAGAGGAACGCGGCCAACGCCCGGGAAAGAGCGAGGATGCGCGTCCTGTCTAAAGCCTTCTCCCGGCTGAAGACTACCTTACCCTGGGTACCAGCGGACACCAAGCTCTCCAAACTGGACACACTGCGCCTGGCGTCCAGCTACATCGCGCACCTCCGGCAGATACTGGCCAACGACAAATATGAAAACGGATTTATCCACCCCGTTAACCTG ACGTGGCCTTTCATGGTTGCAGGTAAACCGGAGAACGACTTGAAGGAGATGCTGAACACAACAAGGTTATGTGGAACAACGGCGTCCTGA